One genomic segment of Stigmatopora argus isolate UIUO_Sarg chromosome 3, RoL_Sarg_1.0, whole genome shotgun sequence includes these proteins:
- the LOC144071145 gene encoding guanylyl cyclase inhibitory protein, with amino-acid sequence MGQAAGTSRWKEEHYITELYEWFRMFINRCPSGLITLHEFQRHFCHVTVGKESADYAEEIFRTLDNNEDGVVDFREYVMAISMLIEGSAVERLRWSFKLFDKDGDGAIIREEMLGIMQAVFKMNEAAGLTEPNPLTPEECTDKIFLRLDKDNNAGISVEEFIEGALDDDWMRTMLGCDPCTARVDTTLKRNWAMGLHG; translated from the exons ATGGGCCAGGCTGCGGGTACATCTCGTTGGAAAGAAGAACATTATATTACAGAGCTCTACGAATGGTTCAG AATGTTCATCAACAGATGCCCAAGTGGACTCATTACTCTTCATGAGTTTCAAAGACATTTCTGTCATGTAACAGTGGGCAAGGAATCTGCTGATTATGCAGAAGAGATATTCCGCACGCTGGATAATAACGAG GATGGAGTGGTAGATTTTAGGGAGTATGTCATGGCCATCAGCATGCTTATTGAAGGTTCAGCAGTGGAAAGGCTACGCTGGTCCTTTAAGCTCTTCGATAAAGATGGAGATGGTGCCATCATAAGGGAGGAGATGCTCGGCATTATGCAG GCTGTTTTTAAGATGAACGAAGCAGCAGGTTTAACTGAACCAAATCCCTTGACACCTGAGGAATGTACTGACAAGATATTTTTGAGATTGGACAAAGATAACAATG CTGGCATTAGTGTGGAGGAGTTCATAGAGGGAGCATTAGATGATGACTGGATGAGAACGATGCTGGGATGTGATCCCTGCACAGCTAGGGTGGACACGACCCTGAAGAGGAACTGGGCAATGGGACTCCATGGTTGA